The following coding sequences are from one Streptomyces sp. V3I7 window:
- a CDS encoding DUF2690 domain-containing protein produces the protein MRRHGPQTLIGSLIVTVVGAVVSVVLTSMVSDGGDDHGIKGGLSVSASAGRAGSGSATPSCSGQGCDGLDPKSTRCADDAQTIAKDWAGTMYLEIRFSPRCRTVWAKLTGAEVDDTVEIRTSPNRRQAAKVHTGHTNYTPMLAAGGAGAEDAQDFTAQASAVAVNPMKRAVEHGYVMTIGAGATDLPSATPTP, from the coding sequence GTGCGTCGGCACGGGCCCCAGACTCTGATCGGTTCCCTGATCGTCACGGTGGTCGGCGCGGTCGTCTCGGTCGTGCTCACCTCGATGGTCAGCGACGGCGGTGACGACCACGGCATCAAGGGCGGCCTGAGTGTGTCGGCGTCGGCAGGGCGTGCCGGGAGCGGCTCGGCCACGCCCTCCTGCTCGGGGCAAGGGTGCGACGGGCTCGATCCCAAGAGCACGAGATGCGCGGACGACGCCCAGACCATTGCGAAGGACTGGGCGGGCACCATGTACCTCGAGATCCGCTTCAGCCCCAGGTGCCGCACGGTGTGGGCCAAGCTGACCGGGGCGGAGGTCGACGACACGGTGGAGATACGGACGTCGCCGAACCGTCGGCAGGCCGCGAAGGTGCACACCGGGCATACGAACTACACGCCCATGCTGGCGGCCGGCGGTGCCGGTGCGGAGGACGCGCAGGACTTCACCGCCCAGGCGAGCGCCGTCGCGGTCAACCCCATGAAACGCGCCGTCGAGCACGGGTACGTGATGACGATCGGGGCCGGTGCCACGGACCTTCCGTCCGCGACGCCGACCCCGTGA
- a CDS encoding YIP1 family protein: protein MSQLGRNAGSGRPCPARHPPGPGTFDYVAGFRNGRGGRNERAPQARPQHPPYGQQAPQGPSSYGGYPSAPQPSYPQRPQARPQPGGRQWTQGGGGEPEYFGDGSGDDPRGTAGRPAQGGPDPYAANNPGHTQAFAVDADGYPQAGPYAGPPAPSGPIGPRLHWKQLLRGIVLEPTHTFLVMRDYTMWGPALIVTFLYGVLAVFGFDGAREDVIGATLTNAIPIVLISAVLIVLSAFILGVVTNTLARQLGGDGAWQPTVGLSMLIMSITDAPRLFVAMFAGGDASFVQVLGWVTWVAGGALLTMMVSRSHDLPWPKALGASAIQLIALLSLVKLGTV from the coding sequence ATGTCACAGCTCGGCCGCAATGCCGGGTCCGGACGGCCGTGCCCGGCACGTCACCCTCCGGGACCGGGTACGTTCGATTACGTGGCTGGATTCAGGAACGGACGGGGCGGCCGCAACGAGCGCGCCCCGCAAGCGCGACCGCAACACCCCCCGTACGGGCAGCAGGCTCCGCAGGGACCGTCGTCGTACGGCGGCTACCCCTCGGCGCCTCAGCCGTCGTACCCGCAGCGCCCGCAAGCGCGGCCGCAGCCCGGCGGCCGGCAGTGGACGCAGGGCGGCGGTGGCGAGCCGGAGTACTTCGGCGACGGCTCCGGCGACGACCCGCGGGGCACCGCCGGCCGCCCGGCCCAGGGCGGCCCCGACCCGTACGCGGCCAACAACCCGGGTCACACCCAGGCGTTCGCGGTCGACGCCGACGGGTACCCGCAGGCAGGCCCGTACGCCGGGCCCCCGGCCCCGTCCGGCCCGATCGGCCCGCGCCTGCACTGGAAGCAGCTGCTGCGCGGCATCGTGCTGGAGCCCACCCACACGTTCCTCGTGATGCGCGACTACACGATGTGGGGCCCGGCCCTCATCGTGACGTTCCTCTACGGCGTCCTCGCGGTCTTCGGCTTCGACGGGGCCCGCGAGGACGTGATAGGCGCCACGCTCACCAACGCGATCCCGATCGTGCTGATCAGCGCCGTGCTCATCGTCCTCAGCGCCTTCATCCTGGGCGTGGTCACCAACACCCTCGCCCGCCAGCTGGGCGGCGACGGCGCCTGGCAGCCCACGGTCGGCCTGTCCATGCTGATCATGTCGATCACGGACGCCCCGCGCCTGTTCGTCGCGATGTTCGCGGGCGGCGACGCCAGCTTCGTCCAGGTCCTCGGCTGGGTGACCTGGGTCGCCGGCGGCGCGCTGCTCACGATGATGGTCAGCCGCTCGCACGACCTGCCGTGGCCGAAGGCCCTGGGCGCCTCGGCGATCCAGCTGATCGCACTGCTGTCGCTGGTGAAGCTGGGCACGGTCTGA
- a CDS encoding FG-GAP-like repeat-containing protein, with translation MHQHRPHHPVRLALATATAAALTGGLLTFSAAPATAVGRANAPRADFNGDGYADLAISAPIAKVGTRSGAGAIAVVYGSATGLDTTHRQIISQDTTGVPGVAESHDYFGDRMTTGDLDGDGYTDIVVGVHGERIGSTDESGTLTVLWGGASGIKTATDISSPLPENRNELGWSVATGDFDGDGDTDLAAANIAFPELNIFKGPFTRSGAATDLVGIDTMNETGINADKLVAGDVTGDGTTDLLVMGQEEFSGGYRTRSVLYKGSATGMKASGKVAGGYEAVIGDVNKDGFGDIVTGNFMEKSTTEPDGGLGGQITVTYGAATGLSSRTPVRWTQDTAGVPGAAEKNDNFGWSLSAGDTNGDGYTDIAIGVQQESLGSASKAGSIVVLRGSSTGLTGAGSKAFSQSTTGVPGTAESYDFFGSAVRLTDVDGNGRAELVASARGENTSDGAVWVFKSSTSGITATGSKSFGSTTLGGPAGDAYFGDVLAG, from the coding sequence ATGCACCAGCACCGCCCGCACCACCCCGTGCGACTCGCCCTCGCGACGGCCACCGCCGCCGCGCTGACCGGCGGTCTGCTCACGTTCTCCGCTGCACCGGCGACCGCCGTGGGCAGGGCGAACGCCCCGCGGGCCGACTTCAACGGCGACGGCTACGCCGACCTCGCCATCTCCGCCCCCATCGCCAAGGTGGGCACCCGCAGCGGCGCCGGCGCCATCGCCGTCGTGTACGGCTCGGCGACCGGCCTGGACACCACCCACCGGCAGATCATCAGCCAGGACACCACCGGTGTGCCCGGCGTCGCGGAGTCGCACGACTACTTCGGCGACCGGATGACCACCGGCGACCTGGACGGCGACGGCTACACGGACATCGTCGTCGGCGTGCACGGCGAGCGGATCGGCTCGACCGACGAGTCGGGCACACTGACCGTGCTGTGGGGCGGCGCGAGCGGCATCAAGACCGCCACCGACATCTCCTCTCCCCTCCCGGAGAACCGCAACGAACTCGGCTGGTCCGTCGCCACCGGTGACTTCGACGGCGACGGCGACACCGACCTCGCCGCGGCGAACATCGCCTTCCCCGAACTGAACATCTTCAAGGGCCCGTTCACCCGCAGCGGCGCGGCCACGGACCTCGTCGGCATCGACACGATGAACGAGACCGGCATCAACGCCGACAAGCTCGTCGCGGGCGACGTCACCGGCGACGGCACGACGGACCTGCTGGTCATGGGCCAGGAGGAGTTCAGCGGCGGCTACCGCACCCGCAGCGTCCTCTACAAGGGCTCCGCCACCGGCATGAAGGCGAGCGGCAAGGTCGCGGGCGGCTACGAAGCGGTCATCGGCGACGTCAACAAGGACGGTTTCGGCGACATCGTCACCGGCAACTTCATGGAGAAGTCGACGACCGAGCCGGACGGTGGCCTCGGCGGACAGATCACAGTGACGTACGGCGCCGCGACCGGCCTGAGCAGCCGCACCCCCGTCCGTTGGACCCAGGACACGGCCGGCGTGCCGGGCGCGGCCGAGAAGAACGACAACTTCGGCTGGAGCCTGTCCGCGGGCGACACGAACGGCGACGGCTACACCGACATCGCGATCGGCGTCCAGCAGGAGTCCCTGGGCTCGGCGTCGAAGGCGGGCTCGATCGTGGTCCTGCGCGGCTCCTCCACCGGCCTGACGGGTGCGGGCTCCAAGGCCTTCTCCCAGAGCACGACAGGGGTCCCCGGCACCGCGGAGTCGTACGACTTCTTCGGCTCGGCCGTGCGGCTCACGGACGTGGACGGCAACGGCCGTGCGGAACTGGTGGCGTCCGCCCGGGGCGAGAACACGAGCGACGGCGCGGTCTGGGTCTTCAAGTCCAGCACCTCCGGCATCACGGCCACCGGTTCCAAGTCCTTCGGCTCCACCACTCTGGGCGGTCCGGCGGGCGACGCGTACTTCGGTGACGTACTGGCGGGCTGA
- a CDS encoding VCBS repeat-containing protein, producing MHMHAPRPVRLALAAATAVALTGGLLTFSAVTATAADSTKVPRADFNGDGVGDVAFSASGAYVSGKKTAGQLVVLYGTATGVSSAKRSVISQDTAGVPGGAESGDAFGSDTAYADFNGDGYDDVAVSAPGEDVGSDADGGTVAILWGSASGITGKGVTVADPAPSGHDAWGRTLAAGDFDGDGKADLAVGSSAPTIYVYKGGFNSSGTPGGRYTVKPPIQGDGIGPLNLTAGNVDGGPGTDLVVDGFETDTQDGWNRNYFIPGSTGGLTMSGAKVLKAGVITAIGDIDADGYGDIVSGAEWNTTTEDGTPIPDSGKGGKVWVTYGSDSGPQTSSATGITQDTGNVPGTAENNDSFGYELDLGDINGDGFLDLAVAAAGENLGSAVDTGAVTVLYGTADGLNTDSGAQFFAQSTAGVPGGDETDDMFGVDVKLDDVTGDGKADLVVGSVENAGNGAVTYLPSSGTKITTTGSRSITPSASGVSTTGTPMFGANFAD from the coding sequence ATGCACATGCACGCCCCCCGCCCCGTGCGCCTCGCGCTCGCGGCGGCCACCGCCGTCGCACTGACCGGCGGTCTGCTCACGTTCTCGGCCGTCACGGCGACCGCCGCCGACTCCACGAAGGTCCCGCGGGCCGACTTCAACGGCGACGGCGTCGGCGACGTGGCGTTCTCGGCCTCCGGCGCCTACGTCAGCGGCAAGAAGACCGCCGGCCAGCTGGTCGTCCTGTACGGCACCGCCACCGGTGTGTCGTCCGCCAAGCGCTCCGTGATCAGCCAGGACACCGCCGGCGTCCCCGGCGGCGCGGAGAGCGGCGACGCCTTCGGCTCGGACACGGCGTACGCCGACTTCAACGGCGACGGCTACGACGACGTCGCGGTCAGCGCCCCCGGCGAGGACGTCGGCAGCGACGCCGACGGCGGCACCGTCGCCATCCTGTGGGGCTCCGCCTCGGGCATCACCGGCAAGGGCGTCACCGTCGCCGACCCGGCACCCAGCGGCCACGACGCGTGGGGCCGCACCCTCGCCGCCGGCGACTTCGACGGCGACGGCAAGGCCGACCTGGCCGTCGGCAGCTCCGCCCCCACCATCTACGTCTACAAGGGCGGCTTCAACTCCTCCGGCACCCCCGGTGGCCGCTACACCGTCAAGCCCCCGATCCAGGGCGACGGCATCGGCCCGCTCAACCTGACCGCCGGCAACGTCGACGGCGGCCCGGGGACCGACCTGGTGGTCGACGGCTTCGAGACGGACACCCAGGACGGCTGGAACCGCAACTACTTCATCCCCGGCAGCACCGGCGGTCTGACGATGTCCGGGGCGAAGGTCCTCAAGGCCGGCGTGATCACCGCGATCGGTGACATCGACGCCGACGGTTACGGCGACATCGTCAGCGGCGCCGAGTGGAACACCACCACGGAGGACGGCACGCCGATCCCGGACTCCGGCAAGGGCGGCAAGGTCTGGGTGACGTACGGCTCCGACAGCGGCCCCCAGACCTCCAGCGCCACCGGCATCACCCAGGACACGGGCAACGTCCCCGGCACCGCCGAGAACAACGACTCCTTCGGCTACGAGCTCGACCTCGGCGACATCAACGGCGACGGCTTCCTCGACCTCGCGGTCGCCGCGGCCGGCGAGAACCTCGGCAGCGCCGTGGACACCGGCGCGGTCACCGTCCTCTACGGCACGGCGGACGGCCTGAACACCGACTCCGGCGCCCAGTTCTTCGCCCAGTCCACCGCGGGCGTGCCCGGCGGCGACGAGACGGACGACATGTTCGGCGTGGACGTCAAGCTCGACGACGTCACCGGCGACGGCAAGGCCGACCTGGTCGTCGGCTCCGTGGAGAACGCGGGCAACGGCGCCGTGACCTACCTCCCGTCCAGCGGCACGAAGATCACGACGACCGGCTCCCGCTCGATCACCCCGAGCGCCTCGGGCGTCTCGACGACGGGCACGCCGATGTTCGGCGCCAACTTCGCCGACTGA
- a CDS encoding ATP-binding protein: protein MSTWEYTLYVPHDPRAVGICRRALADILTSHQLPTLVDPAQLLASELLGNAIRHTAGPAALKLRGSGSSLRLGAWDTDPAPPTRLPPGEGENGHGLRLVHAYADDWGWFQVNGARGNGKYVWCELGADGH from the coding sequence ATGTCCACCTGGGAGTACACCCTCTACGTCCCCCACGACCCCCGGGCCGTGGGCATCTGCCGTCGCGCGCTCGCCGACATCCTCACGTCCCACCAACTCCCCACCCTCGTCGACCCCGCACAGCTTCTCGCCTCGGAGCTGCTCGGCAACGCGATCCGGCACACCGCGGGACCCGCCGCGCTGAAGCTGCGCGGGTCCGGGTCGTCGTTGCGGCTCGGCGCCTGGGACACGGACCCCGCTCCGCCGACCCGATTGCCGCCTGGCGAAGGCGAGAACGGACACGGTTTACGGCTCGTCCACGCGTACGCGGACGACTGGGGCTGGTTCCAGGTCAACGGGGCCCGGGGGAACGGCAAGTACGTCTGGTGCGAACTCGGCGCCGATGGTCACTGA
- a CDS encoding helix-turn-helix transcriptional regulator has translation MPARSVITARQERLGVELRKLRERAGLSGREAARALGIAETKLSSTEVGRVGVSAERVRHLASAYACDDAELVDVLVAMATERARGWWEEYRERVPTGYLDLAELECHAVELRTFQCMHIPALLQTEEQIRAIFTSTVPKLTEEEIEVRTRFRLRRQEVLGAVGYTAVVHEAALRIRAVDARATRRQLLHILKQSERPQVAVHVVPFGVDGFAGVDIPLVYVSGPVPQLDTVLADNQHGGAFLDAEAQLSRYREVLRMLEGFALGAVESRDFIHHLVRQL, from the coding sequence ATGCCCGCAAGGAGTGTCATCACCGCACGTCAGGAGCGGCTTGGCGTGGAGCTGCGCAAACTCCGCGAGCGGGCCGGGCTGTCGGGTCGTGAGGCGGCGCGAGCGCTGGGTATCGCCGAGACCAAACTCTCCAGTACCGAGGTCGGGCGGGTCGGAGTCAGTGCGGAGCGCGTCCGGCACCTCGCGAGTGCGTATGCATGTGATGACGCCGAACTGGTCGACGTTCTGGTGGCCATGGCGACGGAGCGGGCGCGCGGCTGGTGGGAGGAGTACCGGGAGCGTGTACCGACCGGATATTTGGATCTTGCCGAACTGGAATGCCACGCCGTTGAGTTGAGGACCTTCCAGTGCATGCACATTCCCGCGCTGCTGCAGACCGAGGAGCAGATCCGGGCCATCTTCACGTCCACCGTGCCGAAGCTGACCGAGGAGGAGATCGAGGTCCGGACCCGGTTCCGGCTACGGCGGCAGGAGGTCCTCGGCGCGGTCGGTTATACGGCGGTGGTTCATGAGGCCGCACTCCGGATCCGAGCGGTCGACGCGAGGGCCACACGAAGGCAGTTGCTGCACATCCTGAAGCAGTCCGAGCGGCCTCAAGTCGCCGTGCACGTCGTCCCGTTCGGCGTGGACGGCTTCGCTGGGGTCGACATCCCGCTGGTCTACGTGAGCGGCCCTGTGCCGCAGTTGGACACGGTGCTGGCCGACAACCAGCATGGTGGAGCCTTCTTGGACGCTGAAGCGCAGCTCAGCAGGTACCGGGAGGTGCTCCGGATGCTGGAGGGCTTCGCGTTGGGGGCCGTAGAGTCGAGGGACTTCATCCACCACCTCGTACGGCAGCTGTGA
- a CDS encoding DUF397 domain-containing protein, whose amino-acid sequence MAQCTVWQKSSFSGGGDSSDCVEIAAAQEALLLRESDRPATVLRTTPPQLALLIRHLRTH is encoded by the coding sequence ATGGCGCAGTGCACCGTCTGGCAGAAGTCCTCGTTCTCCGGTGGCGGTGACTCCTCCGACTGCGTCGAGATCGCTGCTGCCCAAGAGGCCCTCCTCCTCCGCGAGAGCGACCGACCCGCCACCGTCCTCCGCACAACCCCGCCTCAACTAGCCCTTCTCATACGCCACCTGCGGACGCACTGA
- a CDS encoding antibiotic biosynthesis monooxygenase codes for MSVVKINVLTVPAEQRETLEKRFASRAHAVENSDGFEWFELLRPVEGTDQYLVYTRWRDEESFQAWMEGPMKAAHQGGAEGGERPKPAASGSTLWSFDVVQQAAPKNA; via the coding sequence ATGAGCGTAGTCAAGATCAACGTACTGACCGTGCCCGCCGAGCAGCGGGAGACGCTGGAGAAGCGCTTCGCCTCGCGGGCGCACGCCGTGGAGAACTCCGACGGCTTCGAGTGGTTCGAGCTGCTGCGGCCGGTCGAGGGCACCGACCAGTACCTCGTCTACACCCGCTGGCGGGACGAGGAGTCGTTCCAGGCCTGGATGGAGGGCCCGATGAAGGCCGCGCACCAGGGCGGCGCGGAGGGCGGCGAGCGGCCCAAGCCCGCCGCCAGCGGCTCCACTCTGTGGTCCTTCGACGTGGTCCAGCAGGCCGCCCCGAAGAACGCCTGA
- a CDS encoding heterodisulfide reductase-related iron-sulfur binding cluster, protein MQLAAIIVSLVLTVVGVALLARAIGQFVRYFKLGQPVPAGSRTDDPYQRSVTLVKEFLGHTRMNRWGIVGFAHWFVAIGFLTLPPTLAQAFGQLFKADWVLPVIGSFLPFEMYIEFIGVMTVLGIAVLIAIRLLNLPSRPGRKSRFAGSKAGQAYFVEYVILTIGLAIYTLRGLEGALHHVDHYEAGYFASYPLVLAFKSLGVTTLQNLVYLTAMIKIGTSFVWMIVVSLNTNMGVAWHRFLAFPNIWFKREATGGTALGALQPMTSGGKPIDFTDPGEDDVFGVSQVEQFSWKGLLDFSTCTECGRCQSQCPAWNTGKPLSPKLLIMSLRDHAHAKAPYLLAGGGKDMEGEEKASADALKDVPASALAEAERPLIGTAEAASDSGFAAGGVIDPDVLWSCTTCGACVEQCPVDIEHVDHIVDMRRYQVMIESAFPSEAGTMLKNLEKKGNPWGLAKKQRLEWTKEVDFEIPVVGKDIEDLSEVEYLYWVGCAGALEDRAKKTTKAFAELLHIAGVKFAIMGGDEKCTGDSARRLGNEPLFQELGMENVASLNMAFGEDDEDESTRKPKSAKKIVATCPHCLNTLGNEYPQLGGDYEVIHHTQLLQHLVDEGKLIPVTPVEGIITYHDPCYLGRHNKIYTPPREIIASVPGLRNEEMHRHKERGFCCGAGGARMWMEERIGKRINNERVDEALSLNPDIVSTACPFCLVMLTDSVNGKKNDGKAKESIQVVDVAQLLLASVKTPATDDGDDEPPADDAAAENTPEPEPVK, encoded by the coding sequence ATGCAACTCGCCGCGATCATCGTGTCGCTGGTCCTGACCGTGGTCGGCGTCGCGCTGCTCGCCCGCGCCATCGGCCAGTTCGTCCGGTATTTCAAGTTGGGCCAGCCCGTCCCCGCGGGCAGCCGGACCGACGACCCCTACCAGCGCAGCGTGACGCTGGTGAAGGAGTTCCTCGGTCACACCCGGATGAACCGGTGGGGCATCGTGGGCTTCGCTCACTGGTTCGTGGCGATCGGCTTCCTGACGCTGCCGCCGACCCTGGCCCAGGCGTTCGGCCAGCTGTTCAAGGCCGACTGGGTGCTGCCGGTGATCGGCAGCTTCCTGCCGTTCGAGATGTACATCGAGTTCATCGGCGTGATGACCGTTCTCGGTATCGCCGTGCTCATCGCCATCCGGCTGCTGAACCTGCCCTCGCGTCCGGGCCGCAAGTCCCGCTTCGCCGGCTCCAAGGCCGGGCAGGCGTACTTCGTCGAGTACGTCATCCTCACCATCGGCCTGGCGATCTACACGCTGCGCGGCCTCGAGGGCGCCCTGCACCACGTCGACCACTACGAGGCCGGCTACTTCGCCTCGTACCCGCTGGTCCTGGCCTTCAAGAGCCTCGGCGTCACGACGCTGCAGAACCTGGTCTACCTGACCGCGATGATCAAGATCGGGACGTCGTTCGTCTGGATGATCGTCGTCTCGCTGAACACCAACATGGGTGTGGCCTGGCACCGTTTCCTGGCCTTCCCCAACATCTGGTTCAAGCGGGAGGCCACCGGCGGTACGGCGCTCGGCGCCCTCCAGCCGATGACGTCCGGCGGCAAGCCGATCGACTTCACCGACCCGGGCGAGGACGACGTCTTCGGCGTCTCCCAGGTCGAGCAGTTCTCCTGGAAGGGCCTGCTCGACTTCTCCACCTGCACCGAGTGCGGCCGCTGCCAGTCGCAGTGCCCCGCGTGGAACACCGGCAAGCCGCTCTCCCCCAAGCTCCTCATCATGTCGCTGCGCGACCACGCGCACGCCAAGGCGCCGTACCTGCTCGCGGGCGGCGGCAAGGACATGGAGGGCGAGGAGAAGGCGTCCGCCGATGCTTTGAAGGATGTCCCGGCGTCCGCGCTGGCCGAGGCCGAGCGCCCGCTCATCGGCACCGCCGAGGCTGCGTCCGACAGCGGCTTCGCCGCGGGCGGCGTCATCGACCCGGACGTCCTGTGGTCCTGCACCACCTGCGGCGCCTGCGTCGAGCAGTGCCCGGTCGACATCGAGCACGTCGACCACATCGTCGACATGCGCCGCTACCAGGTGATGATCGAGTCCGCGTTCCCGTCCGAGGCGGGCACGATGCTCAAGAACCTGGAGAAGAAGGGCAACCCCTGGGGCCTGGCGAAGAAGCAGCGCCTGGAGTGGACCAAGGAGGTCGACTTCGAGATCCCGGTCGTCGGCAAGGACATCGAGGACCTGTCCGAGGTCGAGTACCTGTACTGGGTCGGCTGCGCCGGCGCCCTGGAGGACCGCGCCAAGAAGACCACCAAGGCCTTCGCGGAGCTGCTGCACATCGCGGGCGTCAAGTTCGCGATCATGGGCGGCGACGAGAAGTGCACCGGTGACTCCGCCCGCCGCCTCGGCAACGAGCCCCTGTTCCAGGAGCTCGGCATGGAGAACGTGGCCTCGCTGAACATGGCGTTCGGCGAGGACGACGAGGACGAGTCGACCAGGAAGCCGAAGTCGGCGAAGAAGATCGTCGCCACCTGCCCGCACTGCCTCAACACGCTCGGCAACGAGTACCCGCAGCTCGGCGGCGACTATGAGGTCATCCACCACACCCAGCTGCTCCAGCACCTGGTCGACGAGGGCAAGCTGATCCCCGTCACCCCGGTCGAGGGCATCATCACCTACCACGACCCCTGCTACCTGGGCCGCCACAACAAGATCTACACGCCCCCGCGCGAGATCATCGCCAGCGTCCCGGGCCTCAGGAACGAGGAGATGCACCGCCACAAGGAGCGCGGCTTCTGCTGCGGCGCCGGTGGTGCCCGGATGTGGATGGAAGAGCGCATCGGCAAGCGCATCAACAACGAGCGCGTCGACGAGGCTCTTTCGCTGAACCCGGACATCGTCTCCACCGCCTGCCCGTTCTGCCTCGTCATGCTGACCGACTCGGTCAACGGCAAGAAAAACGACGGCAAGGCCAAGGAGTCGATCCAGGTCGTGGACGTCGCCCAGCTCCTGCTGGCCTCCGTGAAGACCCCGGCCACCGACGACGGGGACGACGAGCCCCCGGCGGACGACGCGGCGGCGGAGAACACCCCGGAGCCGGAGCCGGTGAAGTAA
- a CDS encoding MraY family glycosyltransferase — MLYGIIAATAALLLAAVLAVLLRVPALRAGITDRQCRRPLPLLGGAAVVLATGLVAAVGEWTQVAPLGDGVGRLLVAGCAVAALGLVADVWRLRARVLVAGTAVAAACVVPYEETGVAAGILAVGWIVLTALAFRALDHADGLAGTVGVVTAFGVALCAAAEVMDGLAVLLSVFAAALTGFLMHNWHPARVGLGACGSLFTGFLLASAAVFTRAGYGIGAGAGVLFALTAVASADVLLVVLSRLIARRPLLLRGGPDHLAHRLRRLGLTPQGAAVLLGLGSFSTVLVAVLAHTGWAGGAALYWVGAGTLVVVLLLLRVPVYGPRRDVRRGVRRVDVPRARGRRIASVQAGGRLRVRNG; from the coding sequence GTGCTCTACGGGATCATCGCCGCCACCGCCGCCCTCCTCCTCGCCGCCGTGCTCGCGGTACTGCTGCGCGTGCCCGCCCTGCGCGCCGGGATCACCGACCGGCAGTGCCGACGGCCCCTGCCGCTGCTCGGCGGCGCGGCCGTCGTCCTCGCCACCGGCCTCGTCGCCGCAGTGGGCGAGTGGACGCAGGTCGCCCCGCTCGGCGACGGGGTCGGCCGGCTGCTCGTCGCGGGCTGCGCGGTCGCCGCGCTCGGACTGGTCGCCGACGTGTGGCGGCTGCGCGCGCGGGTGCTCGTCGCCGGTACGGCCGTCGCGGCGGCCTGCGTCGTGCCGTATGAGGAGACGGGCGTGGCCGCCGGGATCCTCGCCGTCGGCTGGATCGTCCTCACCGCCCTCGCCTTCCGGGCGCTCGACCACGCCGACGGTCTCGCGGGGACCGTCGGGGTCGTCACCGCCTTCGGGGTCGCGCTCTGCGCCGCCGCGGAGGTGATGGACGGACTCGCCGTCCTGCTCAGCGTGTTCGCCGCCGCCCTCACCGGCTTCCTCATGCACAACTGGCATCCCGCGCGCGTGGGTCTCGGCGCCTGCGGATCGCTGTTCACCGGCTTCCTGCTCGCCTCCGCCGCCGTGTTCACCCGGGCCGGGTACGGGATCGGGGCCGGCGCGGGCGTGCTGTTCGCGCTCACCGCCGTCGCGAGCGCCGACGTCCTGCTCGTGGTCCTCTCGCGGCTGATCGCCCGGCGCCCGCTGCTGCTGCGCGGCGGGCCCGACCACCTCGCGCACCGGCTGCGCCGACTGGGGCTCACCCCGCAGGGCGCCGCCGTCCTGCTGGGTCTCGGCTCCTTCTCCACCGTGCTGGTCGCGGTGCTCGCGCACACCGGGTGGGCCGGAGGGGCGGCGCTGTACTGGGTCGGCGCCGGCACGCTCGTCGTCGTCCTGCTTCTGCTGCGGGTGCCGGTGTACGGGCCGCGGCGCGACGTCCGGCGCGGAGTCCGGCGTGTGGACGTGCCCCGCGCGCGGGGACGTCGGATCGCATCCGTGCAGGCCGGAGGGCGGTTGCGCGTAAGGAACGGATAA